In Desulfonatronum thiosulfatophilum, the following are encoded in one genomic region:
- a CDS encoding glycosyltransferase family 2 protein codes for MQNALIAQIPMYTNKFLYVHFMPYISIVIPLYNAQSHISRFVNCLQRQSLYDFEALFIDDASTDDSAAIVEGIASSDTRFKLLKHSTNLGAGAARNNGIRAAKGETLCFADPDDLLPENSLELRYKAYKQHNAIVRACHVEHAGDGSILYHEFRPPRFPEICKPSEAAHQFGTNPFVCAHWTWLFPTRMLQRLGIYNEENMRTAEDITFLIHLFFHISRVTWIPDVVYHWVKRDESLSNRFYTVQHYLDYLRCVELFYEKAKGNKKIVLGDSLFNDYLSCYIPHVLKQAIQNKSTETDLRTVIARALDINSRYDVLGRYERPIRQSPMQYVGFFRLWHALQDPSSSFLERLVNGQNIISKFSQMAVDVRNG; via the coding sequence GTGCAAAATGCACTTATTGCTCAAATTCCAATGTATACTAATAAATTTTTATATGTACATTTTATGCCATACATATCAATAGTCATTCCACTTTACAATGCGCAGAGCCATATTTCTCGCTTTGTAAACTGTCTTCAGCGACAATCTCTGTATGATTTCGAGGCGCTTTTCATCGATGACGCCTCCACCGATGATAGCGCCGCGATCGTCGAGGGCATCGCTTCAAGCGATACGCGCTTCAAGCTTCTGAAGCATTCCACGAATCTTGGGGCGGGTGCTGCAAGAAATAACGGTATTCGTGCAGCCAAGGGGGAGACATTGTGCTTTGCCGATCCGGATGATTTGCTGCCGGAGAACTCTTTGGAGCTTCGCTACAAGGCGTACAAGCAGCATAATGCCATTGTGCGGGCTTGCCATGTTGAGCATGCCGGGGACGGATCGATATTGTATCATGAATTTCGTCCCCCGAGATTCCCTGAGATTTGCAAACCTAGTGAGGCGGCGCACCAGTTCGGGACAAATCCGTTTGTCTGCGCGCACTGGACCTGGTTGTTTCCGACCAGGATGCTTCAAAGACTCGGGATTTACAATGAAGAAAACATGCGGACGGCTGAAGATATAACTTTTTTGATACACCTTTTTTTTCACATTTCCAGGGTGACGTGGATTCCGGATGTTGTGTATCACTGGGTTAAGAGGGATGAGTCTTTGTCGAACAGATTCTACACGGTGCAACATTATTTAGATTATTTGAGATGCGTTGAATTGTTTTATGAAAAAGCCAAGGGGAACAAGAAAATTGTTCTGGGGGATTCATTGTTTAACGACTATTTATCTTGTTATATCCCACATGTTCTCAAGCAGGCCATTCAGAATAAAAGCACTGAAACGGATTTGCGAACAGTCATCGCAAGGGCGCTGGATATAAACAGCAGATATGATGTTCTTGGTCGATATGAAAGACCTATTCGGCAGAGCCCAATGCAATATGTCGGTTTTTTTCGATTATGGCACGCTCTTCAGGATCCAAGTTCATCTTTTCTTGAGAGACTGGTCAATGGTCAAAATATTATTAGCAAATTTAGCCAGATGGCTGTAGACGTCAGAAATGGTTGA